One window of Botrimarina mediterranea genomic DNA carries:
- a CDS encoding aldo/keto reductase: protein MPSPFDSASDRREFLKLGVKTSLATGAILAMADDVFAQQRDTGAGVPKRPLGKSGAEVSIVSLGGHHIGQVGKKDEDDAIRLMHRAIDEGVTFLDNAWDYHEGYSEELMGKGIEDRRDRVFLMTKVCDRDYEGAKKQLDESLKRLRTDHIDLWQFHEMVYDNDPDWVFDKGGIRAALEAQQAGKVKHIGFTGHKDPSIHLKMLGKPQQWASAQMPINVCDYHFRSFLHKVATECNKVGTGVIGMKCMGGGNGKLPRSGVVTGEECLHFALSQPVASVVTGMLNDRDLDQALKVARHFKPLSADEQSAILAKTKDVAADGRYELFKTSKEFDGPYHRKQHGFAV, encoded by the coding sequence ATGCCCTCGCCATTTGATTCCGCTAGCGACCGCCGCGAGTTCTTGAAGCTGGGCGTTAAGACGAGCCTCGCCACCGGGGCGATCCTAGCGATGGCCGACGACGTCTTCGCCCAGCAGCGCGATACGGGCGCAGGCGTCCCGAAGCGGCCGCTTGGCAAGAGCGGCGCGGAAGTGTCGATCGTTTCGCTCGGCGGCCATCACATCGGGCAGGTCGGCAAGAAGGACGAAGACGACGCCATCCGTCTGATGCACCGCGCGATCGACGAAGGCGTCACCTTCCTCGACAACGCCTGGGACTACCACGAGGGCTACAGCGAAGAGCTGATGGGCAAGGGGATCGAGGACCGCCGCGATCGGGTGTTCCTCATGACCAAGGTCTGCGACCGCGATTATGAGGGCGCGAAAAAGCAACTCGACGAAAGCCTCAAGCGGCTGCGGACCGACCACATCGACCTGTGGCAGTTCCACGAGATGGTCTACGACAACGACCCCGACTGGGTCTTCGACAAGGGAGGCATCCGCGCCGCCCTCGAAGCCCAGCAGGCCGGCAAGGTGAAGCATATCGGCTTCACCGGCCACAAGGACCCCAGCATCCACCTCAAGATGCTGGGCAAGCCGCAGCAGTGGGCGTCCGCCCAGATGCCGATCAACGTCTGCGACTACCACTTCCGCAGCTTCCTGCACAAGGTTGCGACCGAGTGCAACAAAGTCGGCACGGGCGTCATCGGCATGAAGTGCATGGGGGGCGGCAACGGCAAGCTGCCCCGCTCGGGCGTCGTGACGGGCGAGGAGTGCCTCCACTTCGCGCTGTCGCAACCCGTCGCCTCGGTCGTGACCGGCATGCTCAACGACCGCGACCTCGATCAGGCACTCAAAGTGGCTCGCCACTTCAAGCCGCTGTCGGCCGACGAGCAATCGGCGATCCTGGCGAAGACCAAGGACGTCGCCGCCGACGGCCGTTACGAACTGTTCAAGACCTCCAAAGAGTTCGATGGGCCGTACCACCGCAAGCAGCACGGCTTCGCGGTCTAG
- a CDS encoding TerC family protein, with the protein MPDYLGTLLLLLALELVLGVDNIVVITIIVSKLPEAQRKVARILGLGLALVARLAMVAGFGFILQLEGDVINGMSVHDLILLAGGGFLLWKAVREIHHTVEMIEHHGEDRASPKGAFWSAIAMIVALDLVFALDSVITAVGLTDNMYVIWAAVILSFVVLMFAAGPIGEFVIKNPTFKILALSFLVTIGVVLVMEAFHIEVPKAYMYLPMGFATLIQLLQWRLATNQARKRERLKAKKEAAADA; encoded by the coding sequence ATGCCCGACTATCTCGGCACGCTGCTTTTGCTCCTCGCGCTCGAACTGGTGCTGGGCGTCGACAACATCGTCGTCATCACGATCATTGTCTCGAAGCTGCCCGAAGCGCAGCGGAAGGTGGCGCGAATCTTGGGGCTAGGGCTGGCGCTGGTGGCGCGGCTGGCGATGGTCGCCGGGTTCGGGTTTATCCTTCAGCTTGAGGGCGACGTCATCAATGGCATGTCGGTCCACGACCTGATTCTGTTGGCGGGCGGTGGGTTCTTGCTCTGGAAGGCGGTGCGAGAGATCCATCACACCGTCGAGATGATCGAGCACCACGGCGAGGACCGCGCTTCGCCGAAGGGAGCGTTCTGGTCGGCGATCGCGATGATTGTGGCGCTCGACTTGGTGTTCGCCCTCGACTCGGTGATTACGGCCGTGGGGCTCACCGATAACATGTACGTTATTTGGGCGGCGGTGATTCTGTCGTTCGTCGTGCTCATGTTCGCGGCGGGGCCGATCGGCGAGTTCGTCATCAAGAATCCGACGTTCAAGATCCTCGCGCTGTCGTTCCTCGTGACGATCGGCGTCGTGTTGGTGATGGAGGCGTTCCACATCGAGGTGCCGAAAGCGTACATGTACCTGCCGATGGGCTTCGCGACGCTAATCCAGCTGTTGCAGTGGCGGCTGGCGACGAACCAAGCCCGCAAGCGGGAGCGACTGAAGGCGAAGAAGGAAGCGGCCGCCGACGCCTGA
- the wecB gene encoding non-hydrolyzing UDP-N-acetylglucosamine 2-epimerase, which yields MKHRTLVLMGTRPEAIKLAPVIAALEADDRFEPLVVNTGQHRELIDQVISLFGLRVDRDLAVMQPNQSLASLTARLLTAIDDALVALDPKLVLVQGDTSTVLTGALAAFYRRVPVGHVEAGLRTGNLQSPFPEEGNRLLTTQLAALHFAPTNESRDNLLREHIDPASVIVTGNTVIDALKMEQRRQEDPAVGVELRKTLCSVGGADLFEGPMVLVTGHRRENFGTGFEQICEAIATLAARFTDTKFVYPVHLNPNVQEVVHARLGNLTNVRLLPPQPYSEFVALLAASRVVLTDSGGVQEEAPSLGKPVLVMRDTTERPEGVAAGTVRLVGPFADKIVAGVAELLSDEAAYRAMAEASNPYGDGQSAQRIVEACARYLRK from the coding sequence ATGAAGCACCGCACGCTCGTCCTGATGGGCACCCGCCCCGAGGCGATCAAGCTCGCCCCCGTCATCGCCGCTCTGGAGGCCGACGACCGGTTCGAGCCACTCGTCGTCAACACGGGGCAGCACCGCGAGCTCATCGATCAGGTGATCTCCCTGTTCGGCCTGCGGGTTGATCGTGACCTGGCGGTGATGCAGCCGAATCAATCGCTGGCGTCGCTCACCGCTCGGCTGCTCACCGCGATCGACGACGCCCTGGTGGCGCTCGACCCGAAGCTCGTGCTCGTTCAGGGCGACACCTCCACGGTGCTCACCGGGGCCCTGGCCGCGTTCTACCGCCGCGTGCCGGTCGGGCACGTCGAGGCGGGCCTGCGGACCGGCAACCTGCAATCGCCCTTCCCCGAGGAGGGCAACCGCCTGCTCACGACGCAGCTCGCCGCCCTGCACTTCGCGCCCACCAACGAGTCGCGCGACAACCTGCTCCGCGAACACATCGACCCAGCGTCGGTGATCGTCACTGGCAACACGGTGATCGACGCGCTGAAGATGGAGCAGCGTCGTCAAGAAGACCCCGCCGTCGGCGTTGAGCTCCGGAAGACGCTGTGTAGTGTCGGCGGCGCCGACCTCTTCGAGGGGCCGATGGTCCTCGTCACCGGCCACCGCCGCGAGAACTTTGGGACGGGCTTCGAACAGATCTGCGAGGCGATCGCGACGCTCGCTGCACGGTTCACCGACACGAAGTTCGTCTACCCGGTCCACCTCAACCCGAACGTTCAAGAAGTCGTCCACGCACGGCTCGGCAATCTGACGAACGTGCGGCTGTTGCCGCCGCAGCCGTACAGCGAGTTCGTCGCGCTCTTGGCCGCGAGCCGCGTGGTGCTGACCGACTCGGGCGGCGTGCAAGAAGAGGCGCCCAGCCTTGGCAAGCCGGTCCTCGTGATGCGCGACACGACCGAACGCCCCGAAGGCGTCGCGGCCGGCACGGTGCGGCTAGTAGGCCCGTTCGCCGACAAAATCGTGGCGGGCGTGGCGGAGCTGCTCAGCGACGAAGCCGCGTACCGCGCGATGGCGGAGGCTTCGAACCCGTATGGGGACGGGCAATCCGCTCAGCGGATTGTGGAGGCGTGTGCGCGGTATTTAAGGAAGTGA
- a CDS encoding lipopolysaccharide biosynthesis protein encodes MNQANLLLLNTGATFARMAASVVLGLWTTRIAYQELGREGFGAYAAALAVVMLLPVLLEAFSSSAQRHIAYAIGAADADEVHKVSGTFVTLSLAAAAVFAAVIFTAAPLLSAPLQAAPPHADRLSAALVWIGVMTSFVIAQAPYRSYLIARQSIALLTGFEMLESIARFGAAAMLLWKVGPTIVDYARYTTIAVGIPTMFVLAWCTIRYSACRPTTPTRVGLIAAMGAWITLGLAGWKLRTQGVQVAINTLYGAAETASYNVGLQLALYQNNLSSAVYRAVRPATISAQGRGKTQHVRQLAISSSKLISIGTLIAAGPLLFETRTILTYWIGEAPDDMVTMARLLVGWIALKDLSIGHLTAIHADGRVARHEALVLGIDLVALTAGCAAAISGAPVWVLPMAAMLAVIGHGVMRVMLYSDVAALTPRDWASSVLAPWASVAAGVAIVSALLIGLLEPTVTRLVLVVAGTALVSAFMTYIVVFDAEERRRLWEAVQGARRRLSGIS; translated from the coding sequence TTGAACCAAGCCAACCTCCTGCTGCTAAATACCGGCGCCACTTTCGCCCGGATGGCGGCGAGTGTGGTGCTTGGTCTGTGGACGACGAGGATTGCCTACCAGGAATTGGGTCGCGAAGGCTTCGGCGCCTATGCGGCGGCGCTGGCGGTGGTGATGCTGCTCCCGGTGCTGCTTGAAGCGTTCAGCTCCAGCGCCCAGCGGCACATCGCCTACGCGATTGGCGCGGCGGACGCCGACGAAGTCCACAAGGTCTCCGGCACCTTCGTGACGCTCTCATTGGCTGCGGCGGCTGTTTTCGCGGCTGTAATCTTCACGGCAGCGCCGTTGTTATCCGCGCCTCTGCAAGCAGCGCCTCCGCACGCCGATCGACTGTCGGCAGCGTTGGTCTGGATCGGCGTCATGACGTCCTTCGTCATCGCCCAAGCTCCTTACAGGTCCTACCTCATCGCGCGACAGTCAATTGCCCTCTTGACCGGCTTCGAGATGCTGGAATCGATCGCCCGATTCGGCGCGGCGGCGATGCTGCTGTGGAAGGTAGGGCCGACGATTGTCGACTACGCCCGGTACACGACTATCGCGGTCGGGATTCCGACTATGTTCGTTTTGGCTTGGTGCACAATCCGCTACTCTGCTTGCCGCCCGACAACGCCGACACGCGTCGGTCTCATTGCGGCTATGGGGGCATGGATAACCCTGGGATTGGCCGGATGGAAACTCCGCACCCAGGGCGTGCAAGTCGCAATCAATACGCTGTACGGCGCCGCGGAGACGGCGAGCTACAACGTTGGTCTGCAGCTTGCACTCTACCAAAACAACCTTAGCTCGGCCGTTTACAGGGCTGTTCGGCCTGCGACGATCTCGGCCCAAGGGCGAGGGAAGACCCAGCATGTGCGGCAGTTGGCGATTAGTTCCAGCAAGCTGATCTCGATCGGAACCTTAATCGCCGCCGGCCCGCTGCTGTTTGAGACGCGTACGATCTTGACCTATTGGATCGGCGAAGCGCCCGACGACATGGTCACCATGGCGCGATTATTGGTCGGCTGGATTGCGTTAAAAGACCTTTCGATAGGACACCTAACGGCGATCCATGCCGACGGCCGCGTTGCGCGCCACGAGGCATTGGTGCTTGGCATCGATCTTGTCGCCCTCACGGCAGGGTGTGCGGCGGCAATCTCTGGCGCGCCGGTATGGGTACTGCCGATGGCCGCCATGCTGGCAGTAATCGGGCATGGCGTTATGCGGGTGATGCTGTATTCCGACGTCGCCGCGTTGACGCCTCGCGACTGGGCCTCTTCAGTCCTTGCTCCATGGGCCTCAGTTGCCGCCGGCGTCGCCATCGTGTCGGCATTGCTGATTGGTCTGCTTGAGCCAACTGTAACACGTCTGGTGTTAGTTGTGGCAGGCACTGCCTTGGTCTCGGCCTTTATGACGTACATCGTAGTATTCGATGCCGAAGAGCGCCGCCGCCTGTGGGAAGCTGTCCAGGGCGCGCGCCGACGGCTGAGCGGAATTTCTTGA
- a CDS encoding polysaccharide pyruvyl transferase family protein, with protein sequence MQSAKLLNSLVETLNPYAGRPVYLDRLHGNHGDALIVMGAEQACRRAGCRIVDTPEEADAIFVVGGAGLSSVWGGAYCELERYYEGSLAAKPLVIFPSTLSFEASDFVDRINHRPGATVLFARERPSLERAQAVAWGPRVLLGLDDDTAFHLRDTDWLQSLKSRTRARHLLIVERRDAESLGGQPEATVRAPSTLKRLAPMWLKRRVKLSSHMRSRTDTSFYRWAVEESERSLGISPKDVPVVPIDISQQSIVSFDRFLSLITDAAAVVTTRLHVGILAALLDKPTVMVGGDRKYAKISGIYQQSMTEMDCVRYFDNPLDPEEKSA encoded by the coding sequence ATGCAATCAGCCAAGCTACTGAACTCGTTGGTCGAGACGCTAAACCCCTATGCGGGACGGCCGGTTTATCTTGACCGACTCCACGGCAATCATGGCGACGCTCTCATTGTCATGGGGGCCGAGCAGGCATGCCGGCGCGCCGGTTGCCGCATTGTCGATACGCCGGAGGAAGCGGACGCAATTTTCGTCGTGGGCGGCGCTGGCCTGTCGTCGGTCTGGGGAGGCGCCTACTGCGAGCTCGAGCGCTACTACGAAGGGAGCCTCGCCGCGAAGCCGCTCGTCATCTTCCCGAGCACGCTCTCGTTCGAAGCATCTGACTTCGTGGATCGCATTAACCACCGTCCAGGCGCCACAGTTCTCTTCGCGCGGGAACGCCCGTCGCTCGAGCGAGCGCAGGCAGTCGCCTGGGGGCCGCGCGTGCTGCTCGGGTTGGATGACGACACGGCGTTCCATCTCAGGGACACCGACTGGCTGCAGTCGCTGAAGAGCCGCACCCGGGCGCGACATCTGTTGATCGTAGAACGCCGTGACGCCGAATCCCTTGGCGGCCAGCCGGAAGCGACGGTGCGGGCCCCCTCGACGCTCAAGCGGCTGGCTCCAATGTGGCTGAAACGCCGGGTGAAGCTTTCGTCTCATATGCGTAGCCGCACCGACACGTCATTTTACCGTTGGGCGGTCGAAGAATCGGAGCGATCGCTCGGTATTTCCCCAAAGGATGTTCCCGTTGTGCCGATCGATATCAGTCAACAGAGCATCGTGTCGTTCGACCGATTTCTCAGCCTGATCACCGATGCCGCCGCCGTTGTCACCACCCGGTTGCACGTCGGGATCCTCGCGGCGTTGCTCGACAAGCCAACGGTCATGGTCGGCGGCGATCGCAAGTACGCAAAAATCAGTGGAATCTATCAGCAATCGATGACCGAAATGGACTGCGTACGCTACTTCGACAATCCTCTCGACCCAGAGGAGAAGTCGGCGTAG
- a CDS encoding glycosyltransferase family 2 protein: protein MIGSPSVTVLVTTYNRKAEIGCCLDSVLRQDYPCEVLVLDDASSDGTMEYVHEHYPQVRIDRVEKNVGLIGQRTRGGQLATGDIVISIDDDIELMANDTVSRVVAAFDAPDIAAVTFPSIDVRKGPRVLSDPPSDDRRYATAEYRGGVVAMRRDVFNRLGGYDARLYRQGEEMDLAIRLYAAGYVVAMAQATPVHHYEAPHPMKSTAVYYRARNTMLFCWWRLPWRSIPLYVVVRTWNLLKLGLRIGFPLTTLRGIAAGHWLGLTDLASRQAPSQKVFKTFEWLRRGGPQPLDEVRRRLA, encoded by the coding sequence ATGATTGGATCACCGAGCGTCACCGTCCTCGTCACCACCTACAACCGCAAGGCCGAGATCGGCTGTTGCCTCGACTCGGTGCTGCGCCAGGATTACCCGTGCGAGGTGCTCGTTCTCGACGACGCGTCGAGCGACGGCACGATGGAATACGTACACGAGCACTACCCCCAGGTGCGTATCGACCGCGTCGAAAAGAACGTCGGTCTGATCGGGCAGCGTACCCGCGGCGGGCAACTCGCAACGGGCGACATCGTCATTTCAATCGACGACGACATCGAGCTGATGGCAAACGACACCGTGTCTCGCGTTGTCGCCGCCTTTGACGCGCCAGATATCGCAGCGGTCACGTTCCCGAGCATCGACGTGCGTAAGGGACCGCGAGTGCTCTCCGATCCGCCGAGTGATGATCGGCGTTACGCGACGGCCGAGTACCGTGGCGGCGTCGTGGCGATGCGTCGCGACGTTTTCAATCGGCTCGGCGGCTACGACGCTCGATTGTACCGACAGGGCGAGGAGATGGACCTTGCCATCCGCCTCTACGCCGCAGGCTACGTCGTCGCGATGGCGCAAGCGACGCCGGTTCATCACTACGAGGCGCCACACCCGATGAAATCGACCGCCGTCTACTACCGGGCTCGGAACACCATGTTGTTCTGCTGGTGGCGTTTACCTTGGCGATCGATCCCGCTGTACGTCGTCGTTAGGACTTGGAACCTGCTGAAGCTCGGACTGAGAATTGGTTTCCCTCTGACGACGCTCCGCGGAATTGCCGCGGGGCACTGGCTAGGGCTCACCGACCTGGCGAGTCGCCAAGCCCCCTCGCAGAAGGTCTTCAAGACCTTCGAGTGGCTCCGCCGGGGCGGGCCTCAGCCGCTGGACGAGGTTCGCCGCCGATTGGCGTGA
- a CDS encoding nucleotide sugar dehydrogenase: MTAAVSQADQLEKKIQSKEARVGIIGLGYVGLPLINAYVESGYSAMGYDVDPKKIEKLNRGETYIAHIRPQIIRGWLDKGRFEATADMKRLSESDVLLICVPTPLSESRDPDLKYVESTAEAISAALRPGQLVILESTTYPGTTRDVVVPILDKSGLKLGVDYFVAYSPEREDPGNKDFSTSTIPKVVGGMDETCLKLADLFYQQAMTKTVPVSSCEIAEACKILENTYRSVNIAMVNELKMIYDRLGIDVWEVINAAKTKPFGFQAFYPGPGLGGHCIPIDPFYLSWVARKHELPAKFIELSGEINSSMPAYVVTRVGEALNSVGKPIKGSKVGVLGVAYKKDIDDPRESPAYKVMELLHARGADLSYCDPQIPTLPDARRYNVLPLEAQPYSPEYLKSLDCAVVVTDHTAFDPQVLVDSAQLIVDTRNVTAGVTAPAGRVWKA; encoded by the coding sequence ATGACCGCCGCCGTTTCCCAAGCCGATCAGCTCGAAAAGAAGATCCAGTCCAAAGAAGCCCGGGTCGGCATCATCGGCCTGGGCTACGTCGGGCTGCCGCTCATCAACGCCTATGTCGAGTCGGGCTACTCGGCGATGGGCTACGACGTCGATCCGAAGAAGATCGAGAAGCTCAACCGCGGCGAGACCTACATCGCCCACATCCGCCCGCAGATTATTCGGGGCTGGCTCGATAAGGGACGCTTCGAGGCGACGGCCGACATGAAGCGGCTTTCCGAGTCGGACGTGCTACTCATCTGCGTGCCGACGCCGCTGTCGGAAAGCCGCGACCCGGACCTCAAGTATGTCGAGTCCACCGCCGAGGCGATCTCCGCCGCGCTGCGGCCGGGCCAGCTCGTGATCCTCGAGAGCACAACCTATCCCGGCACGACGCGCGACGTGGTCGTGCCGATCCTCGACAAGTCGGGCCTCAAGCTCGGCGTGGACTACTTCGTCGCGTACAGCCCCGAGCGTGAAGACCCCGGCAATAAGGACTTCTCGACCAGCACCATCCCAAAGGTCGTGGGCGGCATGGACGAGACGTGCCTCAAGCTCGCCGACCTGTTCTACCAGCAAGCGATGACCAAGACGGTCCCCGTCTCAAGTTGCGAGATCGCCGAGGCCTGCAAGATCCTCGAGAACACCTATCGCAGCGTCAACATCGCGATGGTGAACGAGCTGAAGATGATCTACGACCGTCTGGGCATCGATGTCTGGGAGGTCATCAACGCGGCAAAGACCAAGCCCTTCGGCTTCCAGGCGTTCTATCCCGGACCGGGCCTCGGCGGGCACTGCATCCCGATCGACCCGTTCTATCTCTCGTGGGTCGCCCGCAAGCACGAGCTGCCGGCGAAGTTCATCGAACTCTCCGGCGAGATCAACTCCTCGATGCCCGCGTACGTCGTGACACGCGTCGGCGAGGCGCTCAACAGCGTCGGCAAGCCGATCAAGGGAAGCAAGGTCGGCGTCTTAGGCGTCGCCTACAAGAAAGACATCGACGACCCGCGCGAGAGTCCCGCTTACAAGGTGATGGAGCTGCTGCACGCGCGTGGCGCCGACCTCAGCTACTGCGACCCGCAGATTCCCACGCTCCCCGACGCCCGACGCTACAACGTGCTGCCGCTCGAAGCGCAACCGTATTCGCCCGAGTATCTCAAGTCGCTCGACTGCGCGGTGGTGGTGACCGACCACACGGCCTTCGACCCGCAGGTGCTGGTGGATTCGGCGCAGTTGATCGTTGACACTCGCAACGTGACGGCCGGAGTTACGGCGCCGGCGGGCCGGGTCTGGAAGGCATGA
- a CDS encoding glycosyltransferase family 4 protein: protein MTTPDDKTTGVPIRTIVVQPTLASYRVAVYRELAARPQIDLRVWYGEQKAIRNATPDGFAAEFKPIRTWSLAGQEVLWHAAQIEAAIRDDADAIVLGWNARYLSLAPALRRARRAGKSVVLWGHGVSKRDNFLRRWNRNRMTRNATALLFYDDVNAQAAIDYGVPADRVFVAPNALDQTAISAAREYWLARPDELAAFQQAQGVAGRKVLLFVSRLTPENRLDLLIEAVRLLKGEHPDVLAVLVGGGAEEERVRGLIREAGVEHHFQLVGPIYDQHELAPWFLTAEAFAYPSTIGLSLLHAFGYGLPVVTNDNLTGHGPEIVAFQPDPERPEANGLAYRTEDPADFAAKLGRLLDDRSLRDHLGEGAYRTVEQKYNVRNMVDGMVAAIERGMS from the coding sequence ATGACGACCCCCGATGACAAGACGACCGGCGTTCCGATCAGAACAATCGTCGTCCAGCCGACGCTGGCGTCGTACCGTGTAGCGGTCTATCGCGAGCTAGCGGCGCGGCCGCAGATCGACCTTCGTGTCTGGTACGGCGAGCAGAAGGCGATCCGCAACGCGACGCCGGACGGCTTCGCCGCTGAGTTCAAGCCGATCCGCACCTGGAGCCTCGCCGGCCAAGAAGTGCTGTGGCACGCCGCGCAGATCGAGGCCGCCATCCGCGACGACGCGGACGCGATCGTCCTCGGCTGGAACGCCCGCTACTTGTCGCTGGCGCCAGCGCTGCGGCGGGCTCGCCGTGCGGGGAAGTCGGTCGTTCTGTGGGGGCATGGCGTCTCCAAGCGGGACAATTTCCTCCGCCGCTGGAACCGCAATCGGATGACGCGTAACGCCACGGCGCTGCTCTTCTACGACGACGTGAACGCCCAAGCCGCAATCGACTACGGCGTCCCAGCGGATCGGGTCTTCGTAGCGCCTAACGCCCTCGACCAGACAGCGATCAGCGCCGCCCGCGAGTACTGGCTAGCGCGTCCCGACGAACTCGCCGCGTTCCAACAAGCGCAGGGCGTCGCCGGGCGCAAGGTGCTGCTGTTCGTGAGCCGGCTGACGCCTGAGAACCGCTTGGACCTGCTCATCGAAGCGGTTCGCCTCTTGAAGGGGGAGCACCCCGACGTGCTGGCGGTGCTGGTTGGTGGTGGGGCCGAAGAGGAGCGGGTGCGCGGCCTTATTCGTGAGGCGGGCGTCGAACACCACTTCCAACTCGTCGGGCCGATCTACGATCAGCACGAACTGGCGCCGTGGTTTCTGACCGCGGAGGCGTTCGCCTACCCGTCGACTATCGGGCTGAGTCTGTTGCACGCCTTTGGCTACGGGTTGCCGGTGGTGACCAACGACAACCTGACGGGCCACGGCCCGGAGATCGTCGCCTTCCAGCCCGACCCCGAGCGTCCCGAAGCCAACGGGTTGGCGTACAGGACGGAAGACCCGGCGGACTTCGCCGCGAAGCTGGGCCGACTTCTCGACGATCGATCGTTGCGAGACCACCTAGGCGAGGGGGCCTACCGGACGGTCGAACAGAAGTACAACGTCCGGAATATGGTGGACGGGATGGTCGCAGCGATCGAGCGGGGGATGTCGTGA
- a CDS encoding DUF4254 domain-containing protein: MPLDSATIVRQVLQLHADAVERWHGQPLDNPYTGLLGVVCQQHQYNFQLWHEEDIARRTDVTDAQIAQVKRNIDGFNQRRNDWIERIDETLLEMLESQGVAAPESAPLNTETPGSAMDRLSIMSLRVFHMEEELARPDATEEHLSRVEPKRQRCVLQRADLSNSLQELLGDIFAGSKRLRVYRQMKMYNDPTLNPQLYKTQRKAG; encoded by the coding sequence ATGCCTCTCGATAGCGCCACGATCGTCCGCCAGGTCCTGCAGCTTCACGCCGACGCCGTTGAGCGTTGGCACGGCCAGCCGCTCGACAATCCTTACACGGGCCTGTTGGGCGTGGTCTGCCAGCAGCACCAGTACAATTTTCAGCTTTGGCACGAAGAGGACATCGCTCGGCGGACGGACGTCACCGACGCCCAGATCGCGCAGGTGAAGCGGAACATCGACGGCTTCAATCAACGCCGCAACGACTGGATCGAGCGCATCGACGAGACGCTGCTCGAGATGCTCGAGTCGCAAGGCGTTGCCGCCCCCGAGTCGGCGCCGCTGAACACCGAGACGCCCGGCTCGGCGATGGACCGGCTGTCGATCATGTCGCTCCGCGTCTTCCACATGGAAGAAGAGCTGGCCCGCCCCGACGCGACCGAGGAGCACCTCTCAAGAGTCGAGCCGAAGCGGCAGCGCTGCGTGCTGCAACGGGCCGACCTGTCGAACTCGCTGCAAGAGCTCTTGGGCGACATCTTCGCCGGCAGCAAGCGGTTGCGGGTCTACCGCCAGATGAAGATGTACAACGACCCGACGCTCAACCCGCAGTTGTACAAGACGCAGCGGAAGGCTGGTTGA
- a CDS encoding (2Fe-2S)-binding protein codes for MNPDDELCLCFHVTRRKVENYLRLERPAAPSQLADCYGAGTGCGWCRKLLVKLFEAHKAKAEAELPDAAEHASGRGEYVRAGKGTPPAGATPVI; via the coding sequence TTGAATCCCGACGACGAGCTCTGCCTCTGCTTCCACGTCACCCGGCGGAAGGTCGAGAACTACCTGCGGCTTGAGCGGCCGGCGGCGCCGTCGCAGCTAGCGGATTGCTACGGCGCGGGGACGGGCTGCGGGTGGTGCCGCAAGCTTCTGGTGAAGCTCTTCGAGGCGCACAAGGCAAAGGCCGAGGCAGAACTACCCGACGCCGCCGAGCATGCTAGCGGCCGCGGCGAGTACGTGCGCGCGGGAAAGGGGACGCCGCCGGCGGGGGCGACGCCGGTGATCTGA